In Aestuariibaculum lutulentum, one DNA window encodes the following:
- a CDS encoding DUF1761 domain-containing protein has translation MDFNLLAIIVAAFSALLVGFIWYHPKVFGTAWMQAADMTEEKMQGANMGKIFGLALLFSFFLAFALQFLTIHQSGAVSMVGGDVENALPSFHAFMEDYGTAFRTFKHGVLHGVIAGIFIAMPILGINALFERRSGKYILIHTGYWIVTLALMGGIVCAWQ, from the coding sequence ATGGATTTTAATTTATTAGCAATTATTGTTGCTGCGTTTTCAGCTTTATTGGTTGGTTTTATCTGGTATCACCCAAAGGTATTTGGAACAGCCTGGATGCAAGCTGCCGATATGACTGAAGAGAAAATGCAGGGCGCTAACATGGGTAAAATTTTCGGATTAGCCTTATTGTTTTCATTTTTCTTAGCCTTTGCCCTTCAGTTTTTAACTATTCATCAATCTGGAGCTGTAAGTATGGTAGGTGGCGATGTTGAAAATGCATTACCATCATTCCATGCATTTATGGAAGATTACGGAACGGCCTTCAGAACATTCAAACATGGTGTTTTACATGGTGTAATAGCCGGAATTTTTATTGCCATGCCTATATTGGGAATCAATGCACTTTTTGAGCGTAGAAGCGGAAAATACATTTTAATCCATACAGGGTATTGGATTGTAACATTAGCATTAATGGGTGGAATTGTTTGCGCCTGGCAATAA